The following are encoded in a window of Flavobacteriales bacterium genomic DNA:
- a CDS encoding NADP-dependent isocitrate dehydrogenase, giving the protein MSKIKVAKPVVELDGDEMTRIIWRWIKEQLILPHVEVPIEYYDLGMEHRDATNDQVTIDAANAIKKHGVGIKCATITPDEARVEEFGLKQMWKSPNGTIRNILGGTVFREPIVISNIPRLVPGWTQPIVIGRHAFGDQYRATDAVIKGKGKLTMTFTPENGAPVTWEVYDFKGDGVALSMYNTDESIAGFARSCMNLALQKKWPLYLSTKNTILKKYDGRFKDIFQDIYEQEFKAAYKEAGITYEHRLIDDMVAAAMKWSGGFVWACKNYDGDVQSDTVAQGFGSLGLMTSVLITPDGKTMEAEAAHGTVTRHYRQHQQGKPTSTNPIASIFAWTRGLAFRGKLDGNTALIDFSSKLEAVCIRTVESGKMTKDLAMCIHGDDTRPEHYLTTEHFMAALREELDRSM; this is encoded by the coding sequence ATGTCAAAGATCAAAGTGGCCAAACCCGTGGTGGAACTCGATGGCGATGAAATGACCCGCATCATCTGGCGGTGGATCAAGGAACAACTCATCCTGCCCCATGTGGAGGTGCCCATCGAGTACTACGACCTGGGCATGGAACACCGCGATGCCACCAACGACCAGGTGACCATCGACGCCGCCAACGCGATCAAGAAACATGGCGTGGGGATCAAGTGCGCCACCATCACGCCCGATGAAGCGCGCGTAGAGGAGTTCGGCCTGAAACAGATGTGGAAGAGTCCGAACGGCACCATTCGCAACATCCTGGGAGGAACGGTCTTCCGCGAGCCCATCGTCATCAGCAACATTCCCCGCCTGGTGCCGGGTTGGACCCAGCCCATCGTCATCGGCCGCCATGCCTTCGGCGACCAGTACCGCGCCACCGACGCGGTGATCAAAGGCAAGGGCAAGCTCACCATGACCTTCACACCGGAGAACGGTGCACCTGTCACATGGGAGGTGTACGACTTCAAGGGCGATGGGGTGGCGCTGAGCATGTACAACACCGACGAGAGCATCGCCGGTTTCGCGCGCAGCTGCATGAACCTTGCGCTGCAGAAGAAGTGGCCCCTCTACCTAAGCACCAAGAACACCATCCTGAAGAAATACGACGGCCGCTTCAAGGACATCTTCCAGGACATCTACGAGCAGGAGTTCAAAGCCGCCTACAAGGAGGCCGGCATCACCTATGAGCACCGCCTGATCGACGACATGGTGGCTGCGGCCATGAAGTGGAGTGGTGGTTTCGTGTGGGCCTGCAAGAACTACGACGGCGACGTGCAGAGCGACACCGTGGCGCAGGGCTTCGGATCGTTGGGCCTGATGACCAGCGTGCTGATCACCCCCGACGGCAAGACCATGGAGGCCGAGGCCGCGCACGGCACCGTGACGCGCCATTACCGCCAGCACCAGCAGGGCAAGCCCACCAGCACCAACCCCATCGCCAGCATCTTCGCCTGGACGCGCGGCCTGGCATTCCGCGGCAAGCTGGACGGCAACACCGCGTTGATCGATTTCTCCTCCAAACTGGAGGCGGTGTGCATCCGCACCGTGGAGAGCGGCAAAATGACCAAGGACCTGGCGATGTGCATCCACGGCGATGACACCAGGCCGGAGCACTACCTCACCACAGAGCACTTCATGGCCGCACTGCGCGAGGAACTCGATCGCAGCATGTGA
- the dnaX gene encoding DNA polymerase III subunit gamma/tau — MDRFVVSARKYRPATFDAVVGQEAVTSTLKNAIRSGHLAQAFLFTGPRGVGKTTCARILASTVNCEDLGEDLVACGTCPPCKGFKEGHSMSIFELDAASNNSVDNIRDLILQVSIAPQVGTKKVYIIDEVHMLSQAAFNAFLKTLEEPPSYAIFILATTEKHKILPTILSRCQVFDFRRISVGDIARHLAGVAKAEGVEAEPQALHTIAVKADGGLRDALSIFDQLVSATGDRLTYQDVVRNLNVLDHEHYFRITGDMISGDAAGALVEFNAILQQGFDGHLFVTGLARHLRDLLVCQDPRTLELLEVSEDLRARYAQQASQAPRALLVKGLELLAQVDAQYKSSKEPRLLVELALIQACQGPATASVEAPPAVEKKSPDGNGSGAVGAPPKPAQVPVAQEPAPVAPAYVPKRRMAGQVSIKAVPVETAQAVALEADHEGAMPTSDKAVNPALLMKVWNDYALQQKAKGRNSLHATLVAHEPQVAGPGRVSFTIVNEVQENYLRTERPDLLGYLRRAMGDPGLELEVTKVETIVKPRGTPKERFQLMAERNPAVTTLRDVLDLDLG, encoded by the coding sequence ATGGACCGTTTCGTCGTCAGTGCCCGCAAATACCGCCCCGCCACCTTCGATGCGGTGGTGGGCCAGGAGGCCGTCACCAGCACCCTGAAGAATGCCATCCGCAGCGGGCACCTGGCCCAGGCCTTCCTGTTCACCGGCCCCCGGGGGGTGGGCAAGACCACCTGCGCCCGCATTCTGGCCAGCACGGTGAATTGTGAGGATCTGGGCGAAGACCTTGTCGCCTGCGGTACCTGCCCACCCTGCAAGGGATTCAAGGAGGGCCATTCGATGAGCATCTTCGAACTCGACGCTGCCAGCAACAACAGCGTGGACAACATCCGGGACCTGATCCTGCAGGTGTCCATCGCCCCCCAGGTGGGCACCAAGAAGGTCTACATCATCGACGAGGTGCACATGCTCAGCCAGGCGGCCTTCAACGCCTTCCTGAAGACCCTGGAGGAACCCCCCTCCTATGCCATCTTCATTCTGGCCACCACCGAGAAGCACAAGATCCTGCCGACCATTCTGAGCCGTTGCCAGGTGTTCGACTTCCGGCGGATCTCCGTGGGTGATATCGCCCGGCATCTGGCGGGTGTGGCCAAGGCGGAAGGCGTGGAAGCCGAACCGCAAGCACTGCACACCATCGCCGTCAAGGCCGACGGCGGCCTGCGCGACGCCCTGAGCATCTTCGACCAGCTGGTGAGCGCCACCGGCGACCGCCTGACCTACCAGGACGTGGTGCGCAACCTGAACGTGCTGGACCACGAGCACTACTTCCGCATCACAGGGGACATGATCTCGGGCGATGCCGCCGGCGCCCTGGTGGAATTCAACGCGATCCTGCAGCAGGGCTTCGACGGGCACCTGTTCGTCACCGGCCTGGCGCGGCACCTGCGCGACCTGCTTGTTTGCCAGGACCCCCGGACGCTGGAATTGCTGGAGGTGAGCGAGGACCTGCGTGCGCGCTATGCCCAGCAGGCTTCCCAAGCCCCGCGTGCACTGCTGGTGAAAGGGCTGGAACTCCTGGCCCAGGTGGATGCCCAGTACAAGTCCAGCAAGGAACCACGTCTGCTGGTGGAACTTGCCCTGATCCAAGCCTGCCAAGGCCCGGCCACCGCTTCGGTGGAAGCTCCGCCGGCCGTTGAAAAAAAAAGTCCTGACGGCAACGGGTCCGGGGCGGTAGGCGCTCCACCCAAGCCCGCACAGGTGCCCGTGGCGCAGGAACCCGCGCCGGTAGCGCCTGCCTATGTGCCCAAGCGGCGCATGGCCGGCCAGGTGAGCATCAAAGCGGTGCCTGTGGAAACCGCGCAGGCCGTGGCCCTGGAAGCCGATCACGAGGGCGCCATGCCTACCAGCGACAAGGCGGTGAACCCCGCGCTGCTGATGAAGGTGTGGAACGATTACGCCCTGCAGCAGAAAGCCAAAGGCCGCAACAGCCTGCACGCCACCCTGGTGGCCCACGAGCCACAAGTGGCCGGACCCGGCCGGGTGAGCTTCACCATCGTGAACGAGGTGCAGGAGAACTACCTCCGCACCGAACGGCCCGACCTGCTGGGCTACCTGCGCCGCGCCATGGGCGACCCCGGCCTGGAACTGGAGGTGACCAAGGTGGAGACGATCGTCAAACCACGCGGTACGCCGAAGGAACGTTTCCAGCTGATGGCCGAGCGCAACCCTGCCGTGACCACGCTCAGGGATGTACTGGACCTGGATCTGGGGTGA
- a CDS encoding 30S ribosomal protein S6: MTNRYEAVFILTPVLSEDQTKEAVKKFKDLIKAGSGKVRHEESWGMRKLAYPIQKKSTGFYHLIEFESEPSLVAKLETEYRRDERVIRFLTTKMDKHHVAFAERRRNKQRAEKENAETTNA; this comes from the coding sequence ATGACCAACCGGTACGAGGCCGTCTTCATCCTTACTCCCGTTTTGTCCGAGGACCAGACAAAGGAGGCGGTCAAAAAATTCAAAGACCTGATCAAAGCAGGCAGTGGCAAGGTCCGCCACGAAGAGAGCTGGGGGATGCGCAAGCTGGCCTATCCCATCCAGAAGAAGTCCACGGGCTTCTACCACCTGATCGAGTTCGAAAGCGAGCCTTCGCTCGTGGCCAAGCTCGAGACCGAGTACCGGCGCGACGAGCGCGTGATCCGGTTCCTCACCACGAAGATGGACAAGCATCACGTGGCATTCGCCGAGCGCCGCCGCAACAAGCAGCGCGCCGAGAAGGAGAACGCAGAGACCACCAACGCCTGA
- the rpsR gene encoding 30S ribosomal protein S18 yields MADNSEIRYLTPIAIETKKDKYCRFKKMGITYVDYKDADFLLRFVNEQGKILPRRLTGTSLKFQRKVGQAIKRSRHLALMPYVADMMK; encoded by the coding sequence ATGGCCGACAACAGCGAGATCCGCTATCTCACGCCGATCGCGATCGAGACCAAGAAGGACAAGTACTGCCGCTTCAAGAAGATGGGCATTACTTACGTGGACTACAAGGACGCCGACTTCCTGCTGCGCTTCGTGAACGAACAGGGCAAGATCCTGCCCCGCCGCCTCACGGGCACAAGCCTGAAGTTCCAGCGGAAGGTGGGCCAGGCCATCAAGCGCAGCCGCCATCTGGCGCTGATGCCCTATGTGGCCGACATGATGAAGTGA
- the rplI gene encoding 50S ribosomal protein L9: MEVILKQDVEHLGYANDVVKVRDGYARNYLMPRGLAVPATAGEKKQLAETLRQRAHKETKIREAAEKMANNLMDKELRIGAKVGESGKIFGSVNTIMLADAIKALGFEVDRKNIKIKGDTIKTTGKYEAEVTFHREVVRTIPFVVVEE, translated from the coding sequence ATGGAAGTGATCCTGAAACAAGACGTGGAGCACCTGGGCTACGCCAACGACGTGGTGAAGGTGCGCGACGGGTACGCCCGCAACTACCTGATGCCGCGCGGCCTTGCCGTGCCGGCCACCGCAGGGGAGAAGAAACAGCTGGCCGAGACCCTCCGCCAGCGCGCCCACAAGGAGACCAAGATCCGCGAGGCGGCCGAGAAGATGGCCAACAACCTCATGGACAAGGAACTCCGCATCGGCGCCAAGGTGGGCGAGAGCGGCAAGATCTTCGGCAGTGTCAACACCATCATGCTGGCCGACGCCATCAAGGCGCTCGGCTTCGAGGTGGACCGCAAGAACATCAAGATCAAGGGCGATACGATCAAGACCACCGGCAAGTACGAGGCCGAGGTGACCTTCCATCGCGAGGTGGTTCGCACCATCCCCTTCGTGGTGGTGGAGGAGTGA